In one Mucilaginibacter sp. PAMB04168 genomic region, the following are encoded:
- a CDS encoding sigma-54 dependent transcriptional regulator, giving the protein MAKILIIDDERAIRNTLREILEYEDYHVEDVDNGVDGLQLIQKNDYDLVLCDIKMNRMDGMEVLTEGMAIKPDLPFIMISGHGTVETAVEASKKGAFDFISKPPDLNRLLITVRNALDRGSLVTEAKVLKRKVSKVRPILGESQSILKIKETIDRVGPTEARVLVTGANGSGKELVARWLHEKSNRSNGPIIEVNCAAIPSELIESELFGHEKGSFTSAVKQRIGKFEQANGGTLFLDEIGDMSHSAQAKVLRALQESRITRVGGEKEIEVDVRVVAATNKDLLKEIEDGNFRMDLYHRLSVILIHVPPLIERRDDIPLLATSFLEEICNEYGMPTKRISDAGLEALRALPWTGNIRELRNMIERLIILSDKVITDSDVKAFANPSAPVSVTAGAAAAPQTDFEQFKNFQEYKDYAEREYIKFKLEKNNWNVSKTADDIDIQRSHLYSKIEKFGLKRGE; this is encoded by the coding sequence ATGGCTAAAATTTTAATTATTGATGACGAGCGCGCAATACGCAACACCTTGCGCGAAATTTTAGAATACGAAGACTACCATGTTGAAGATGTGGACAACGGCGTTGACGGACTTCAGCTAATACAAAAGAACGATTATGATTTAGTGCTGTGCGATATCAAAATGAATCGCATGGACGGTATGGAGGTCCTTACTGAGGGTATGGCCATTAAGCCTGACCTGCCTTTTATCATGATATCCGGCCACGGTACTGTTGAAACTGCAGTAGAAGCCAGTAAAAAAGGCGCTTTCGATTTTATTTCTAAACCGCCAGATCTTAACCGCCTTTTAATTACCGTACGTAACGCGCTCGACCGCGGAAGCTTGGTTACCGAAGCCAAGGTATTAAAACGTAAGGTGTCTAAAGTTCGTCCTATACTGGGCGAATCGCAGTCTATTTTAAAAATCAAAGAAACTATAGATCGTGTTGGCCCTACTGAGGCCCGTGTATTGGTAACCGGTGCCAATGGTAGCGGTAAGGAACTGGTGGCCCGCTGGTTGCACGAGAAATCGAACCGCAGCAATGGCCCTATCATTGAGGTGAACTGCGCCGCGATACCTTCGGAACTAATTGAGAGTGAGTTATTTGGGCACGAGAAAGGTTCATTTACTTCTGCTGTAAAGCAGCGTATTGGTAAGTTTGAACAAGCCAATGGTGGCACTTTGTTTTTGGATGAGATTGGTGATATGAGCCACTCTGCTCAGGCTAAAGTTCTGCGTGCTTTACAGGAAAGCCGTATTACACGCGTGGGTGGCGAAAAGGAAATTGAGGTGGATGTACGTGTAGTAGCGGCAACCAACAAGGACCTGCTTAAAGAAATTGAAGATGGTAACTTCCGTATGGACTTGTACCACCGCCTAAGCGTTATTTTGATACACGTACCGCCGCTTATTGAGCGCCGCGATGATATACCTTTGCTAGCAACCAGCTTTTTAGAAGAGATTTGCAATGAATACGGTATGCCCACCAAACGCATTAGTGATGCTGGCTTAGAGGCGCTTAGAGCCTTGCCATGGACGGGTAACATTCGTGAGTTGCGTAACATGATTGAGCGCTTGATTATTTTAAGCGACAAGGTGATTACCGATAGCGATGTTAAGGCGTTTGCCAATCCATCGGCACCAGTTAGTGTAACGGCAGGTGCGGCCGCTGCGCCACAAACCGACTTTGAGCAGTTTAAGAATTTTCAGGAGTATAAGGATTACGCTGAGCGCGAGTATATCAAATTTAAGTTGGAAAAGAACAACTGGAACGTTTCCAAAACAGCTGACGATATAGACATTCAGCGAAGTCATTTATATAGCAAAATTGAAAAATTTGGTTTAAAAAGGGGCGAGTGA
- a CDS encoding DUF2158 domain-containing protein, which translates to MHNTDIKIGDVVKLKSGSLEMTVSDIDENMVSVIYWVPTVNEFKTYNFLSELLMKTNLTA; encoded by the coding sequence ATGCATAATACAGATATTAAAATTGGCGACGTTGTAAAATTAAAATCAGGCAGCCTGGAAATGACTGTTAGTGATATAGACGAAAACATGGTGAGCGTTATTTATTGGGTTCCGACAGTTAACGAGTTTAAAACCTACAACTTTTTATCGGAACTCTTAATGAAGACTAATCTTACTGCATAA
- a CDS encoding SOS response-associated peptidase — translation MCGRINFGSSTETAKRLGVKDGEPARSGDLNAFACKGTYIFGLVDKAPDTLRHFHWPLVPAWCNAYPEYHTHNARSEDMGQKPAFKHLLGKRHCIIAIDGFYEWERTGTKTPYYFSMADGSLMLLAGLWDYNTRLDTPLLSCTVITREPNQMVGEVHNRMPVILTRAEADVWLNTQLSYPERAEVLKPIENSALLKVEISKSINKADNKSGDWFKGPDVKPLSLF, via the coding sequence ATGTGCGGCAGGATAAATTTTGGAAGTAGCACGGAAACAGCCAAACGGCTGGGTGTTAAAGATGGCGAACCGGCCCGGTCTGGTGACCTGAACGCCTTTGCATGTAAAGGGACCTACATATTTGGCTTGGTTGATAAGGCACCTGACACGTTGCGTCATTTCCATTGGCCGCTGGTGCCGGCATGGTGCAACGCTTATCCTGAGTATCATACCCATAACGCCCGGAGCGAAGACATGGGCCAGAAGCCAGCCTTCAAACACCTTTTGGGTAAGCGCCATTGCATTATAGCCATTGATGGCTTTTACGAATGGGAACGTACCGGCACAAAAACACCTTACTATTTCAGCATGGCCGATGGCAGCCTGATGCTGCTGGCCGGATTGTGGGATTATAACACCCGGCTTGATACTCCCCTGCTCAGCTGCACAGTTATAACCCGCGAGCCCAATCAAATGGTGGGCGAAGTGCACAACCGTATGCCCGTAATACTTACCCGCGCTGAGGCTGATGTATGGCTTAATACCCAACTCTCTTACCCAGAGCGCGCCGAAGTACTGAAACCAATTGAAAATAGCGCTTTACTCAAAGTAGAGATCAGCAAAAGCATCAACAAGGCCGACAACAAATCGGGCGACTGGTTCAAAGGGCCAGATGTGAAACCGTTGAGCCTATTTTGA
- a CDS encoding fructosamine kinase family protein has product MEPNVQLIDCIESCLTKTYGHHVTILSMQPVSGGDINRAYCLRMHDGNMLMMKLNSNSAYPNMFELESRGLDLIRNTHTIAVPNVVLQAHYADHSFLLMEWIDSTKPSASTSALLGQQLAAMHRHTAARFGLGHDNYMGSLQQSNRMHNTWAEFFINERLQPMVQTAVNKQLLSNVDVKQFDRLYNIMSSLFEEEAPALIHGDLWGGNYLIANNGMPFLIDPAVSYGNREFDIAMTTLFGGFDKPFYDAYNEGFPLAHAWQQRLDLWNLYPLLLHLNLFGGGYLGQVKSCLQKYV; this is encoded by the coding sequence ATGGAACCGAACGTTCAATTAATTGATTGCATAGAAAGCTGTTTGACAAAAACTTATGGTCATCATGTAACTATTTTATCAATGCAACCGGTTAGTGGAGGCGATATAAACAGAGCCTATTGCTTGCGCATGCATGATGGTAACATGCTTATGATGAAGTTGAACAGCAATAGCGCTTACCCTAACATGTTTGAGCTCGAAAGCCGGGGACTTGACCTCATCCGCAATACGCACACAATAGCTGTACCTAACGTTGTTTTACAGGCCCATTACGCAGACCACAGCTTTTTGCTAATGGAATGGATTGATAGCACAAAGCCATCTGCAAGCACGTCGGCACTTTTAGGTCAGCAGCTCGCAGCCATGCACCGGCATACGGCCGCCCGGTTTGGCTTAGGCCATGACAATTACATGGGATCGCTGCAGCAAAGCAACCGTATGCATAATACCTGGGCAGAGTTTTTCATCAACGAGCGGTTACAGCCAATGGTGCAGACAGCTGTAAATAAACAATTGCTTAGCAATGTGGATGTAAAACAGTTTGATCGGCTTTATAATATCATGAGTAGTCTGTTTGAGGAAGAAGCTCCTGCTCTTATACATGGCGATTTGTGGGGCGGTAACTACCTTATTGCTAACAATGGGATGCCGTTTTTGATCGATCCGGCTGTAAGTTATGGCAATCGTGAGTTTGATATAGCCATGACTACATTATTTGGTGGTTTTGACAAGCCATTTTACGACGCTTATAACGAAGGCTTTCCTTTAGCGCATGCCTGGCAGCAACGGTTGGATCTGTGGAACCTTTATCCACTGCTATTACATTTGAACTTGTTTGGTGGCGGGTATTTGGGACAGGTTAAAAGCTGTCTGCAGAAGTATGTATAA
- the lepA gene encoding translation elongation factor 4 gives MKHIRNFCIIAHIDHGKSTLADRLLEYTKTITAREAQAQLLDDMDLERERGITIKSHAIQMDYVLDGQPYVLNLIDTPGHVDFSYEVSRSIAACEGALLIVDASQGIQAQTISNLYLALENDLEIIPVLNKMDLPGAMPEEVKDQIVDLIGCKREEILAASGKTGMGIEDILRAIIERVPAPVGDPDAPLQALIFDSVFNSFRGIIAYYKVVNGEIRKNTKVKFMATGKEYIADEVGTLKLNQVPKDVIKTGDVGYIISGIKEAKEVKVGDTITLIERPAVTGIQGFEEVKPMVFAGIYPVDTEDYEELRDSMGKLQLNDASLVFEPESSAALGFGFRCGFLGMLHMEIIQERLEREFDMTVITTVPNVSYIAYTTKGEPLTVNNPSDLPDPSKLDFVEEPYIKANIITKAEFVGPVMSLCIQKRGTIVNQSYLTSDRVELIFEMPMGEIVFDFYDKLKTISKGYASFDYTQIGYRQSDLVRLDIRLNGEPVDALSSLIHRSNSYDFGKKICEKLKELIPRQQFEIIVQASIGAKIIARETVKALRKDVTAKCYGGDISRKRKLLEKQKKGKKRMRQVGNVEIPQSAFMAVLKLD, from the coding sequence ATGAAGCACATCCGTAACTTTTGTATCATAGCCCATATCGACCACGGTAAAAGCACCCTGGCCGACCGCTTGCTCGAATACACCAAAACCATTACTGCTCGCGAAGCCCAGGCTCAATTGCTTGACGACATGGATCTGGAACGCGAACGCGGCATAACCATCAAAAGCCACGCCATACAGATGGACTATGTGCTGGATGGGCAGCCGTATGTTCTTAACTTGATTGATACGCCGGGCCACGTCGATTTTTCATACGAGGTATCACGCTCAATTGCTGCCTGTGAGGGTGCTTTGCTCATCGTTGATGCATCACAAGGCATACAGGCACAAACCATATCTAATCTTTACCTGGCTTTAGAGAATGATCTGGAAATTATTCCGGTACTTAACAAAATGGACCTGCCCGGTGCTATGCCCGAGGAAGTCAAAGACCAGATTGTTGACCTGATAGGATGCAAGCGGGAAGAAATCTTAGCTGCATCTGGTAAAACAGGTATGGGTATCGAAGATATTTTGCGTGCCATTATTGAGCGCGTTCCCGCCCCTGTTGGTGACCCCGACGCACCACTGCAAGCGTTGATCTTCGACTCGGTGTTTAACTCTTTCCGGGGTATTATAGCTTATTATAAAGTTGTAAACGGCGAAATACGTAAGAACACTAAGGTGAAGTTTATGGCTACTGGTAAAGAATATATTGCCGACGAAGTAGGTACTTTAAAACTTAACCAGGTTCCTAAGGATGTTATCAAAACCGGCGACGTAGGTTACATTATTTCAGGTATTAAAGAGGCAAAAGAGGTTAAAGTTGGCGATACGATCACTTTAATTGAGCGCCCGGCAGTTACTGGTATTCAAGGGTTTGAAGAAGTTAAACCTATGGTATTTGCTGGCATTTACCCGGTTGATACAGAAGATTATGAAGAACTTCGCGACTCAATGGGTAAGCTGCAGCTGAATGATGCATCATTAGTATTTGAGCCGGAATCATCTGCTGCGTTAGGTTTTGGTTTCCGTTGTGGTTTCCTGGGTATGCTCCACATGGAGATCATCCAGGAACGTTTAGAGCGCGAGTTCGACATGACGGTTATTACTACCGTACCTAACGTATCTTACATTGCTTACACTACCAAAGGCGAACCACTTACGGTAAATAACCCCTCTGACCTTCCCGACCCAAGCAAGCTGGATTTTGTTGAGGAACCTTACATTAAAGCCAACATTATTACCAAGGCCGAGTTTGTTGGGCCAGTAATGTCATTGTGTATTCAAAAGCGTGGTACTATTGTAAACCAGTCATATTTAACATCAGACCGGGTTGAACTCATATTTGAGATGCCAATGGGCGAGATTGTGTTCGACTTTTATGATAAGCTGAAAACTATATCCAAAGGTTATGCTTCGTTTGATTACACGCAAATAGGCTACCGCCAAAGCGACCTGGTACGTTTGGACATCCGTTTAAACGGCGAACCGGTTGACGCCCTATCGTCATTAATTCACCGCAGTAACTCTTACGATTTTGGTAAAAAGATCTGTGAGAAACTGAAAGAGCTTATTCCGCGCCAGCAATTCGAAATCATTGTACAAGCCTCTATCGGCGCTAAGATTATTGCTCGTGAAACAGTAAAAGCTTTACGTAAAGACGTAACAGCCAAGTGTTATGGTGGCGACATATCACGTAAACGTAAGCTGTTAGAGAAACAGAAAAAAGGTAAAAAGCGCATGCGCCAGGTAGGTAACGTAGAGATACCACAATCGGCGTTTATGGCGGTATTGAAATTAGACTAA
- a CDS encoding tetrahydrofolate dehydrogenase/cyclohydrolase catalytic domain-containing protein, whose product MQLLDGKYVSEKLKVEIAEQASEYLQRTGRKPHLVAVLVGHDGGSETYVASKMRNCEKVGFKSTLVRYENDVTEKELLAKVAELNRDADIDGIIVQLPLPKHIDPEKVTEHIDHRKDVDGFHPVNLGRMQRNLPSFIPATPYGITMMLKEYGIETAGKHCVVVGRSNIVGSPMSILMARNAQPGNCTVTICHSRTPDIKKFTLDADILIVAIGKKNFITADMVKDGVVIIDVGMNRETSTLTKSGYKLYGDVDFESVAPKAAWITPVPGGVGLMTIIGLLKNTLASANRDVYPELAT is encoded by the coding sequence ATGCAACTACTCGACGGAAAATACGTATCTGAAAAATTAAAGGTTGAAATTGCAGAACAAGCATCAGAATATTTGCAGCGCACGGGCCGCAAACCGCACTTAGTTGCTGTTTTGGTTGGTCACGATGGTGGAAGCGAAACTTATGTAGCCAGCAAAATGCGAAACTGCGAAAAGGTGGGTTTCAAATCAACCTTGGTACGATATGAGAACGATGTTACCGAGAAAGAACTTTTAGCTAAAGTTGCTGAGCTAAACCGTGATGCCGATATTGACGGCATTATTGTGCAGCTCCCTCTACCCAAGCACATTGACCCGGAGAAGGTTACCGAACATATAGATCACCGTAAAGATGTGGATGGATTTCACCCTGTAAATTTGGGCCGTATGCAGCGTAACTTGCCATCTTTTATACCGGCTACCCCTTACGGCATTACCATGATGCTTAAGGAATATGGTATTGAAACGGCCGGCAAGCATTGTGTGGTAGTTGGGCGAAGTAATATTGTAGGCTCACCTATGAGTATTTTAATGGCGCGCAACGCCCAGCCTGGTAATTGTACGGTTACAATATGCCACAGTCGTACACCCGACATTAAGAAGTTTACACTTGACGCCGACATATTGATTGTTGCTATTGGCAAGAAAAACTTCATCACCGCTGATATGGTTAAAGACGGCGTGGTAATTATAGACGTGGGCATGAACCGCGAAACCTCTACCCTAACCAAGTCGGGTTACAAACTTTATGGTGATGTGGATTTTGAAAGCGTTGCACCTAAAGCGGCATGGATTACACCGGTGCCTGGTGGTGTGGGTTTAATGACAATTATTGGGTTGCTCAAAAACACGCTGGCTTCAGCTAACCGCGATGTCTACCCCGAACTTGCTACATAG
- a CDS encoding Rieske (2Fe-2S) protein: MAWYKVADGLNLSASVIKKVQAGGKTICLIVHEKNVYALSAWCPHAGADLSGGWCQDEKLVCPYHRYSYDLQTGRGAPGQNDYVTVYPVRNEPDGVYIEVKSWLEGVKRIFK; this comes from the coding sequence ATGGCATGGTATAAAGTGGCCGACGGCCTTAACCTGTCTGCATCGGTGATAAAGAAAGTGCAGGCAGGCGGCAAAACTATATGCTTAATAGTTCATGAGAAAAACGTTTATGCACTATCAGCCTGGTGCCCCCATGCCGGTGCGGATTTAAGCGGCGGTTGGTGCCAGGATGAAAAGCTTGTTTGTCCTTACCACCGCTATTCTTACGATTTACAAACAGGTAGAGGCGCGCCTGGCCAAAATGATTATGTAACCGTGTATCCGGTAAGGAATGAACCCGACGGAGTATATATAGAAGTAAAGAGCTGGCTGGAGGGTGTAAAGCGTATTTTTAAATAA
- a CDS encoding 7-carboxy-7-deazaguanine synthase QueE has protein sequence MAHVIPEDGTQLPLMEEFYTIQGEGYNSGKAAYFIRLGGCDVGCHWCDVKESWDAELHALTPSDLIVENALRYPAKNVVVTGGEPLIYNLDYLTDKLHQHNVKTFIETSGAYPLSGHWDWICLSPKKFKAPMPDVTAFAHELKVIVFNKSDFAWAEEHASKVSPECKLFLQPEWSKSKEMMPLIVEYVMNNPKWEVSLQTHKFMNIP, from the coding sequence ATGGCACACGTAATACCAGAAGATGGCACACAGCTTCCGTTGATGGAAGAATTTTATACGATACAGGGCGAAGGTTACAATTCGGGTAAGGCCGCCTACTTTATAAGGCTTGGCGGTTGTGATGTAGGCTGCCATTGGTGCGATGTAAAAGAAAGCTGGGATGCTGAATTACATGCCCTCACTCCTTCTGATCTCATTGTAGAAAACGCATTAAGATATCCCGCCAAAAATGTTGTAGTTACCGGTGGAGAGCCATTAATATATAACCTCGATTATCTTACCGATAAGTTGCATCAGCATAACGTTAAAACATTTATTGAAACGTCTGGCGCATACCCCCTTTCGGGCCATTGGGATTGGATTTGCCTTTCGCCTAAAAAGTTTAAAGCGCCCATGCCTGATGTTACCGCATTTGCGCATGAGTTAAAAGTTATTGTTTTTAACAAGTCGGATTTTGCCTGGGCCGAAGAACACGCCAGCAAGGTGTCGCCCGAATGCAAGTTATTTTTACAGCCCGAGTGGTCAAAAAGCAAAGAAATGATGCCGCTTATTGTGGAGTATGTAATGAACAATCCTAAATGGGAAGTTTCTTTACAGACCCATAAGTTTATGAATATACCGTAA
- a CDS encoding OmpA family protein — protein sequence MLLFTIKTHGQVKKLSTNNSAAITYYQKASAFLDRQDYTNAGLNLQSALQADNNFIEAHAQLADLLKMQIKYKEAVEHYRAVLTLNPEFSRGIYLKLGESEINLAEYVQAQAHLEKYITYPTLTPENRFYARKLIDDCTFSIDALQHPVPFKPVNLGPQINSVNDEYLPVSTADESTLIFTRKIASNEDFYKSSRQNGQWTAASYLSKFINTVEFNEGAQSLSQDGKFLFFTGCNRPDGLGRCDIYVAQKKGEDWSKPFNLSSPINSSGWESQPSISADGKTLFFVSNRKGGYGGYDIWKCQITDKGWSAPENLGPNINTPYDEQSPFIHPDDSTLYFCSNGWPGMGNKDLFISRLNKAGKWEKPENMGYPINSSGDENGMSISTTGGYAYFASNTLNGYGGFDIYMFELPEKTRPHNVTYVKGSVVDATTKKPIEAEVEIVDLTTNRPVYQNYSSPTNGDFLVTLVTGRNYGLTITKNGYLFSSENFALTGKDTNKPFNIEVPLNTIEVGKSAILKNIFFDTNRYDLKPESQSALQYLLNFMTVNPTVSIEISGHTDNMGNDKLNQTLSESRAKSVYQYLVNHGANAGKLQFKGYGKQQPVVPNTTEDNRAKNRRTEFKIIAK from the coding sequence TTGCTTCTTTTTACTATCAAAACTCATGGTCAGGTTAAAAAGCTGAGTACCAATAATAGCGCCGCTATAACGTATTACCAAAAAGCAAGCGCCTTTTTAGACCGTCAGGACTATACAAATGCAGGCCTGAATTTACAAAGCGCACTCCAGGCCGATAATAATTTTATCGAAGCGCATGCTCAACTGGCCGATTTGCTTAAAATGCAAATTAAGTATAAAGAAGCTGTAGAGCACTACCGGGCAGTACTGACGCTTAACCCCGAGTTTAGTCGTGGCATCTATCTAAAACTGGGCGAATCGGAAATTAATTTGGCTGAATATGTACAAGCTCAAGCACATCTCGAGAAATACATCACCTACCCCACATTAACGCCCGAGAATCGTTTTTATGCCCGCAAGCTCATTGACGATTGTACTTTTAGTATAGATGCACTACAGCACCCGGTTCCTTTCAAGCCGGTGAATCTGGGGCCACAAATAAATTCCGTAAACGACGAATATCTGCCCGTATCAACAGCAGACGAAAGCACCCTTATTTTTACCCGTAAAATAGCATCCAACGAAGATTTTTATAAAAGCAGCCGCCAAAACGGCCAGTGGACAGCAGCCTCTTATTTAAGTAAATTCATCAACACCGTTGAGTTTAATGAGGGGGCACAATCATTATCGCAAGATGGCAAGTTCCTGTTCTTTACGGGCTGCAACCGTCCTGATGGCTTAGGTCGGTGTGATATTTATGTAGCACAAAAAAAGGGGGAAGACTGGAGCAAACCTTTCAATCTAAGTTCGCCAATCAACAGTTCAGGATGGGAATCGCAGCCATCCATAAGCGCTGATGGCAAAACCTTGTTCTTTGTAAGTAACCGTAAAGGTGGGTATGGAGGTTACGACATCTGGAAATGTCAGATAACTGATAAGGGATGGTCGGCACCTGAAAACCTGGGGCCAAACATTAATACACCATATGATGAGCAATCTCCGTTTATTCATCCTGATGATAGCACGCTTTATTTTTGCTCAAACGGGTGGCCTGGAATGGGCAATAAAGATTTGTTTATAAGCCGCCTTAACAAGGCAGGTAAGTGGGAGAAGCCCGAAAATATGGGCTATCCTATTAATTCGAGCGGTGACGAAAATGGCATGAGCATTAGTACTACCGGCGGTTATGCGTACTTTGCTTCAAACACGTTAAATGGCTATGGAGGCTTTGATATTTACATGTTTGAGCTGCCGGAAAAAACAAGGCCACATAACGTAACCTACGTTAAAGGATCTGTTGTGGATGCAACTACTAAAAAACCTATCGAAGCAGAAGTTGAAATTGTTGATTTAACAACCAACCGGCCGGTTTATCAGAATTACAGTTCGCCAACAAACGGCGATTTTTTGGTAACGCTGGTAACAGGTCGCAATTACGGGCTTACAATTACTAAAAACGGCTACCTTTTTTCGTCTGAGAATTTTGCGCTTACTGGAAAAGACACTAATAAACCCTTTAACATTGAGGTACCTCTTAATACCATTGAAGTTGGCAAATCGGCTATTCTGAAGAATATTTTTTTCGACACTAATCGATATGACCTGAAGCCCGAGTCGCAGTCTGCATTGCAATACCTGCTCAATTTCATGACTGTTAATCCTACTGTTAGTATTGAGATATCGGGGCACACAGACAATATGGGTAACGATAAATTAAACCAAACATTGTCTGAAAGCAGGGCGAAATCCGTTTATCAATATCTTGTCAACCATGGCGCCAATGCCGGCAAGCTTCAGTTTAAAGGTTATGGCAAGCAGCAGCCGGTAGTGCCAAACACTACTGAAGACAATCGTGCTAAGAACCGCAGAACGGAATTCAAAATAATAGCAAAATAA